Proteins encoded by one window of Macaca fascicularis isolate 582-1 chromosome 10, T2T-MFA8v1.1:
- the DEFB121 gene encoding beta-defensin 121 isoform X2, with amino-acid sequence MFQEVKEVTKCWGKSGRCRTTCKKSEVYYILCKTEAKCCVDPKYVPVRSKLTDTNTSLESTSAV; translated from the coding sequence TCACGAAATGTTGGGGTAAGTCAGGCAGGTGCAGAACAACATGTAAAAAAAGTGAAGTATACTATATATTATGCAAAACTGAGGCTAAGTGCTGTGTGGATCCCAAGTATGTACCTGTAAGATCAAAATTAACAGACACAAATACAAGCCTGGAATCAACTTCTGCAGTCTGA
- the DEFB121 gene encoding beta-defensin 121 isoform X1, producing MKLLLLLLTVTLLLAQVTPVTKCWGKSGRCRTTCKKSEVYYILCKTEAKCCVDPKYVPVRSKLTDTNTSLESTSAV from the exons ATGAAGCTCCTTCTTCTGCTTTTGACTGTTACCCTGCTCCTGGCCCAGGTCACCCCAG TCACGAAATGTTGGGGTAAGTCAGGCAGGTGCAGAACAACATGTAAAAAAAGTGAAGTATACTATATATTATGCAAAACTGAGGCTAAGTGCTGTGTGGATCCCAAGTATGTACCTGTAAGATCAAAATTAACAGACACAAATACAAGCCTGGAATCAACTTCTGCAGTCTGA